GGCGCTGCAGTAGGTTGCAAACGTACTCGACCACAGTCGGGTCGCTACCCTTCTCTTCCCAGTTTTCACGAACTAGCCTAAGCGGGGAGCGCAGCGCCCTCCCGTACACGAGCTCCGCTGGGCTAAAACCTGTCGATTCATGTGCCACCGAACGTAAGGCAAAAAGCATAGCTGGTAACGCGgcgtcccattctttttttttctcatagcacaAAGCCCGGAATACCCGCTTCATTACAGAATGAACCCTCTCTACACTGTTGCTTTGCGGATCTTGAATAGAACTGTGGTGTATCTTGATACCGCACCTGTTAAGAAAGGTCGTTGTTAACTCGCTCGTGAAGACACTGCCGAGATCCGACTGTATTTCACTCGGAAAACCCACGCGGGAAAATATCAAACGGAGGGCGTCTACTATTTCTGCTGATGCAAGACAGCGCAGCGGCATTGCCTCAGGAAATTTAGTTGCAGGGCACACCATCGTTAAAAGATATTTATATCCCGACTTCGTCACTGGCAAGGGCCCCACAATGTCCACTACGACTCGACGAAACGGCTCAGTAATAATAGGAACTGCAGTCATAGGGGCCTTGTGTTTCTCGTGTGGTCTCCCAGTTCGCTGACAAACGTCACAACTACGAACAAACTCCTCCACATCTTTAAAACAGCCTGGCCAGTAATACTCGCTTAGCAGCCTCGCTTTTGTCTTGGTAATTCCGAGATGACCAGACCAGCCTGCCCGATGGGAAAGTTCCAGTATGTTCTCGCGGTACTTTAGAGGGACCACGATTTGGTCAGCGCTTGCGCCTTTCTTGCCCCGAAAGTCGCGGTACAAAACGCCATTTCTTTCATGGAACGAGCCACTGCCTGCACCTTGCTTAGCGACGCTTTGACGGCATTTTGtcaaggttaaatccgttttctgTTCTTCGATCAACGTGGCTTTGTCGACGGTAGATAACGCCTGAAAATCGCAACTCGTGGGTGGAATGAAACACGGTGCCTGTTCGCCTTCCTCGTGGGCGGATTCATGCGTGTCTGAGCTTGCCTCATCGCCATTATCTGATTGACCCCGTTTTTGATCCTCGGCACTGACAACGCGTGACGACGGCTCTTGGTGAGCGGCAGTTTCTTTCGCCATCGACCTCGTGACAACCATTACAGGGTTCATATCAAGTGTTACGCCTGCATTCAGCAATTCGTTTGCCGTTCTgtttgatagcaaatatggacACTGAGGCATTACGTTATCCGAGACAGCTGCTTCGGTCTTAATTTCACCGAACGCCCCTTTCAATGTTACGTTTGCTACTGGCAAGCTCAGGGTGCCTTCTTCCAAGGCTTGCCTTAAGCACACGTAATCACCTGTGAAGTCACCAGAATTTACTAGGGAAGAGTGCACCACGTCATACGTTGCACCTGTGTCGCGCAAGACCTTACATTCTCGGCCGTTAACTTCCATGTCATGTAGGTAAGGTTGCAGCAAATCTTCGCCCTGCCCCATAACGAACTGTATCGGCGATACCTTTGGAACGCGACACCCCGCAGCTACGTGTCCTGgtttctggcatttgaagcacacGATAGGCTTCCGCGCCTCAAAAGATTGGTTTAACTGTGAATCCAAAGATTCCTGCTTTGTGGTATTGTTATCTTTCTTCTCAGATTTTCGAAATTCCTTCTGCTCTGCTGTAGAGCCTCGTGCGCCTCGCATGTTTCTTTCTGCGTCAAAAGAACGGCGTTTTGCGCAGTAGTCATCTGCATACTCTGCTGCCTTGCGGGCCGTCCTCACATCTGGCTTATCGAGAATCCATTCCCTCAGTTTTTCAGGAAGCGTCGAGCAAAATTGCTCTAGGCAGATTTCCTCAAACATTTTTGCCTTGTCCTCGAACGCGTCAGCACCTTTTAGCCAATTTTCTTGGAAGCTTGCTAGCCTGTACGCGAACTCTGAGTAGCTTTCGTTCGGCTTCTTAACCGATTTCCTAAACTTAAGCCGGAAAGCTTCAGGCGACAACTTGTACTTTGCTAACAAGGCCCTTTTGACGTCCTGGTAACATTCCGCTTCTTCGGCATTTAACCTAGCTAGAATTTCTGCGGCTTCCGCCGGCAACAAACTCAGAAGTCTTTGAGGCCAGGACGTCAGCTCAAAGCCCATTCTTGTGCAAGTGCGCTCAAAGTTTGTCAAAAAGAGCCCCAATTCACTACCAATAAcaaaaggctgaagaaaacctCTCATGTCATAATTGACGGCTCTCGGCTCTGCCTCAGTGGTCAGAGACCGCTTTAGCTGCTCCAATTGGTATTGTTTTAgttcctcctctctttctctcactttgcgtttcctCTGCACTTCATCAACTGCTTCAGCAATTTCGTCGGCACTCGCCCCACAGGCTGAAATTTTTCCCACAATTTCGGGTTTCCGAATAGCTTTGCTAAGCTCTAAGCCGAGCTCGTCTGCTACGGCCAACAAATCTACCTTTAGCAAGCTATTCAAATCCATGTTCACTACCGTAACTGTGACAAAAGTCCTCTAAGCCGCCTTTCCTATTTCCCTGACTGGAAATTATAACACTCGGCGTACCAGAGTACAAAGCCAAAGCCTCACCGACTGCTGCCGCAGCGCTCCCGGGGGTCCGCCATttcaccgctgccaccagctgttacgtttggccgagttcggttccaagccgggagaggaagacgccgggagaaggaagaacgtagttttaatgcggcatgcttgccgaaagaaggtgtacaaaagaagccgccaacggcgtgatccgcagtcctttataaaggaacgccgtgatcaaagggcgagggaaaacatcagcgcacatgcgcgaaacagattatcgtccggaacagatgagccagacttgggcgccggctgataagcggtgcgcaacgcaACAGGGTGCAGTGCAAAAAGTTCCTCTAGTCTCCACGGCGGTGACAGCTAAGTATAAAATGGAACATTGTCAGAGTTTGTGCTTGAACAGTGTTACTTGTAAGTTGCCTAAGTGTGTGCAAGTGTAGTTTTTGTTTTATTCTGTCATAAATAATGTCCCTTGATTGACTTATCAAAGGGGAGAGGGGGCTACACACTCTGACTGCTTCCATCCAAGCTGCTTGGAGATAACATAGGATTTGTGGTACATTTTTGTCTAATCTTTTTATGAATTTCTGCATGACATTGTAGCGAAAGAGCCAATCCGACTACCAACACTTCTCTTTCAAACCAATGTggtcactatcatcatcatcgttgttACTCTCTTTAGTAAGCACCTTTCCATCAGTACTGGTGTTGCAGTACTTGAGAGAATACTGTGCAAAAACCTGCGACCATTTCTTCTCATATGAATTTCTTTTACATATGTGCTTAGATTTTAACTATTGCTAATGATGCAGCAttgtatttattcgattataaggcgagGGTGCAGTTGTGGGACACAAGAGCCTAAGTATGCACACTGATATGAGGCGatgtacagtagccgacggattattCTGACTCGGCAGTGACTGCCCAAAATATCAAATAATTGGAAGCACCCGCAATATTGGTGTGGGTTATATGCGAACTTCGTCTTGAGCTGTGACATCACGGCAGTGCGAAGTTCGCATTATGGTGTGGCTTCATGGCTGTGCAGCACACTCTAGCCACATCATAAATAAGGTGAAATTCGCTGCGCAACTCAAGGTCACAACTATAACCTGCACCCTGCCTTTACTGTTAAGTTTTTCAAATTCTCGATGCGGGTTATACGTGCAAAAATGCAGTACTGCTTCACCTGCCAACTCAAAGTTCCTACAATTTGCACTGCCATCTAAAATATGGATCGCTGAAAATTTGGTGCTCCTACAGCCATACTGAAATGGTAGCTGAATCTATCAGCCTGGCGTACAGAGCAGGGGATATCTTCAAGGCCAAGGATTCTGTAAAAGAACCTCGCCTTATATTCTAGTACATATCGTGACATTGATTGCTATGAAAGGTTGCCAATGAATCGAGTGCAATACTGAAGGCTGCCCTCTATGAAAGCTGGCACGGCTGCTTTCAATATCTGTTTTCCATGGTCATGAGAAAGTAGCAAACCATGAGTGATGAATGTAACTTAGGTAGAAGTGGTTTTGCTGCCTGCCACTTGTTTAGGTGACTCCATGATGAAATGAGCAATCAATCGTTCAAACTTTATATTCCAATTTGCTCTAGTACATGGATGGGTTTGAGTGAAAAGCCACTCTGAATGACTTGAAAAATTCTGAACCTTTGTACGACAGCTATGACAACACAGCAGAATGAGAAAACGTGAAAATTGCATATCTACATTGgtacatacaaaaaaaaattaatacaaCTATATGTGGTTTAATTCAGGCCGGAGGCATCAAATATAAGCCTGAATCTGTCGTCTAAAACATTTGCACTTTAAAAAAAGATAAATCAGGAGACTCTCAACAAGAAGAACATGAAACACATTTACAGTAGATACAACAACAATAAGCAAAAAATCCGCAGGCTAGGAAGCAGATCAttaggaaataaagaaatgatctAAATTTGACATCCTTACTTGAGTGATGTCCAAACCTGACACACCACATTTGTTCCACAAACAAGGTAGGTTATTTTCACACAGTTGTAAGCCATATGTGGATGATATGTAGGGACCGTCCAGGAGTCTGTCCATCAGGCTTCATAGGCCATTATCTAGTTCACTTAACGTGCACTTCACCCATTCTTATTATGCTTAAAACTTATTAGGCTCTAAATTTGACATGTCAGTTATCATTGTTTTATATTAGAAAAGCGCTCCCAATCTAACTGTACCAGTACGACTAATTAACTCACTGCGCAGTACCTTTTGAAACACTAACATTATACCAAACAATGTTAGAAATTATgcgtaaaatattttttttttaccttcaggAGTCTAAGCAGGTTTGTCTGCATTGTTATTCCCTGGACTAAGTGGCAGTAATTGAAATGGGAGACAAAGAGTATTTATGAGTTGATAACTTTACATACTCTGAAAACAGGTAAATAATGGTTTCTATCAAAATGCCCATTATTGGGACAATTGTTGCACTACACAATTCACATGATCATTCTGTGTTAGTGTTTCAGAAAAGTGAACTCGCAAAACCTTTCACAGATTTAGCTGCTTGGATTTGTCCGACAGGAACACTGGAGCTATGAGACATAGTGTTAATTTTCATTTGAACgacatggggttctttaatgggCCCTTAACCTGTTCTAGACTGTAGCCATAATTTCGTGACATACTAAATCTGAGCTATAAAATCCGAATGGGATGCTTAAGTAATAGGAAGCCTGATATTGACATATTAGGCAGTCATTTGAAAGAAACGTGTTCGCGTGTCGCCACGTGTGACTTAGAAAATAATGCTCTACTCAGAGTTTCAAACCAGGATGAACACCAAGAAACTTTTGAGGTTGCACGTATTCAAGTGTATTAATTGAGGTTGTCATCTCTGCAATACTGACCTGTTTTCCATACTGCCATAAGAAGTCAGACGGTTAGCCTGCCAGTTGTGCATCTGTGTCGATATGAAGGCATTCTTTCATGCTAGACAGCCATTTCACATTCCTTCCAGTTGTAGCAAATGGTGTGAAAATAAGTTTGGATATTCTAACTTCACATTGAAGCATTCCTAAATGGAATTCAAATGTTTTTGTTCAGCAACAAATTTCGGGCTAGGAGAGGTTAAACCTAAGTGTGCAAGCATTCTGGCATCCCTTGCGCATCAGTGTGTGACCGCTGTGGCTGGGAATCAAAACCAAAGTGTTGCTTGCTTTCTCTGCCATTGCGTGCCGTGAACAAAAGCCTGTCTTTGCAGGGCACCTACTACCAGGTAGGGGACATTGTGGCCCTGATGGATGAGAATGACGACACCTACTATGCTCAAATTCGAGGCCTGCTGCAGGACCAGTACTGCGAGAAGAGTGCGGTCATCACGTGGCTGCTTCCTACGTCGGAGAGCCCCACGGACCACTTCGACCCTTCCACCTATATTCTGGGTGACTGCCTCTTTTGCCTTCTGCATCCTTCCGTTTCAACTTGTAGTAGGAACATTCTTGCTCTTGTGCTGCCTTTCGGTTGTGTCATGCTCATTTTTTATTGTTGCAACTGTTCGGGGATGGTCGAGAGGCAACCCCACTCGGTTTCACTTTCTTTACTTGGTCTCTGTAGCATTAGTTGAAAGAACTttgtttgagtactgtgcttgattAGGAACCATGTTTTCGGTGGTGCTCCTTGCATCTTCCGAAAAAGGCTGCCAGCTGACTTGAATTTTCTGCCGAGCTAGCCGTGCATAAAAACATCACAATTACTCAGCCACTCCCGAGATAACTCTGCAACCCATCCCCATGCACTCATTGCGTCTTACAAGTATACTTGTTCCGCAGTTTTGGTCTGCCCCCCCTCCTGTAGCAACTCATGCAGGAAAAAATATTGCAGACCTGTTATGCCATCTATGGAGGGCTCCTCGCACATGGAACTTAATTGCTAAATCTCTGGCAGTAGCTGGAATGCATGTCCCAGTGCTTGGCAGCCACTGCAAGTCATCGTGGCAGGTCTGTGCGCATTTACACGAATGAAGAAATTTATGAAATGTTGAGGAATTGATGAGTTGATGAAAATCATTGATGAGGAACCAGCTTCCATGAAGCATGAAATGGTTGTTGAACCAACAGGTGGCAAAAAACTTGTACTCAAAGGCCACTTTTATTTCCCTCTGCCTTTATTGAGAACGCAGTTGAACCTCAATAGTATAACAAATTTTGTTAAGCTGAGGCTTCTACATTTCAAAATTAAAAATTATCAGCAATAGGGCAGGTACATGCAAATCCATAAAGGCCTTCCCTC
This Dermacentor silvarum isolate Dsil-2018 chromosome 6, BIME_Dsil_1.4, whole genome shotgun sequence DNA region includes the following protein-coding sequences:
- the LOC119456596 gene encoding GATA zinc finger domain-containing protein 1-like: MVAESISLAYRAGDIFKAKDSGTYYQVGDIVALMDENDDTYYAQIRGLLQDQYCEKSAVITWLLPTSESPTDHFDPSTYILGPEEDIPRKLEYMEFVCHAPSEYYKARKSPYPVQKPPGPECGFIWTRIGPQIRPIPTQEEVFGTV